Proteins from a genomic interval of Cervus elaphus chromosome 13, mCerEla1.1, whole genome shotgun sequence:
- the LOC122706737 gene encoding LOW QUALITY PROTEIN: FACT complex subunit SPT16-like (The sequence of the model RefSeq protein was modified relative to this genomic sequence to represent the inferred CDS: deleted 1 base in 1 codon; substituted 1 base at 1 genomic stop codon), protein MAVTLDKDAYYRRVKRLYSNWRKGEDEYANVDAIVVSVGVDEEIVYAKSTALQTWLFGYELTDTIMVFCDDKIIFMASKKKVEFLKQIANTKGNENAKGAPAITLLVREKNESNKGSFDKMIEAIKESKNGKKIGVFSKDKFPGEFMKSWNDCLNKEGFDKIDISAVVAYTIAVKEDGELNLMKKAASITSEVFNKFFKERVMEIVDADEKVRHSKLAESVEKAIEEKKYLAGADPSTVEMCYPPIIQSGGNYNLKFSVVSDKNHMHFGAITCAMGIRFKSYCSNLVCTLMVDPSQEVQENYNFLLQLQEELLKELRHGVKICDVYNAVMDVVKKQKPELLNKITKNLGFGMGIEFREGSLVINSKNQYKLKKGMVFSINLGFSDLTNKEGKKPEEKTYALFIGDTVLVDEDGPATVLTSVKKKVKNVGIFLKNEDEEEEEEEKDEAEDLLGRGSRAALLTERTRNEMTAEEKRRAHQKELAAQLNEEAKRRLTEQKGEQQIQKARKSNVSYKNPSLMPKEPHIREMKIYIDKKYETVIMPVFGIATPFHIATIKNISMSVEGDYTYLQINFYCPGSALGRNEGNIFPNPEATFVKEITYRASNMKAPGEQTVPALNLQNAFRIIKEVQKRYKTREAEEKEKEGIVKQDSLVINLNRSNPKLKDLYIHPNIAQKRMQGSLEAHVNGFRFTSVRGDKVDILYNNIKHALFQPCDGEMIIVLHFHLKNTIMFGKKRHTDVQFYTEVGEITTDLGKHQHMHDRDDLYAEQMEREMRHKLKTAFKNFIEKVEALTKEELEFEVPFRDLGFNGAPYRSTCLLQPTSSALVNATEWPPFVVTLDEVELIHFEXVQFHLKNFDMVIVYKDYSKKVTMINAIPVASLDPIKEWLNSCDLKYTEGVQSLNWTKIMKTIVDDPEGFFEQGGWSFLEPEGEGSDAEEGDSESEIEDETFNPSEEDYEEEEEDSDEDYSSEAEESDYSKESLGSEEESGKDWDELEEEARKADRESRYEEEEEQSRSMSRKRKASVHSSGRGSNRGSRHSSAPPKKKRK, encoded by the exons ATGGCTGTAACTCTCGACAAAGACGCTTATTATCGACGAGTGAAGAGACTGTACAGCAATTGGAGGAAAGGAGAAGATGAGTATGCCAATGTTGATGCCATTGTTGTATCAGTGGGTGTTGATGAAGAAATTGTTTATGCCAAATCAACTGCCTTACAGACATGGCTCTTTGGTTATGAACTAACTGATACTATCATGGTATTCTGTGATGACAAAATCATCTTTATGGCCAGCAAGAAAAAAGTGGAGTTCTTGAAACAGATTGCCAACACTAAGGGCAATGAGAATGCTAAAGGAGCCCCTGCCATCACACTACTCGTAcgagaaaagaatgaaagtaacAAGGGCAGCTTTGACAAAATGATTGAAGCCATTAAAGAAAGCAAGAATGGCAAGAAGATCGGAGTGTTCAGCAAAGACAAATTTCCAGGAGAGTTCATGAAGAGCTGGAATGACTGCCTCAACAAAGAGGGCTTTGACAAAATAGACATCAGTGCAGTTGTGGCCTATACCATTGCTGTAAAGGAGGATGGAGAGCTCAATCTAATGAAAAAAGCAGCTAGCATCACCTCTGAGGTCTTCAACAAATTCTTCAAGGAAAGAGTCATGGAAATAGTTGATGCAGATGAGAAAGTTCGACACAGCAAACTGGCTGAGTCTGTGGAAAAGGccatagaagagaaaaaataccTAGCTGGGGCAGACCCTTCTACTGTGGAAATGTGTTACCCTCCTATCATTCAGAGTGGTGGCAACTATAACCTCAAGTTCAGTGTAGTGAGTGACAAGAATCATATGCATTTTGGGGCCATTACCTGTGCCATGGGTATTCGCTTCAAATCTTACTGCTCAAACCTTGTTTGCACTTTGATGGTTGATCCTTCGCAGGAGGTTCAAGAAAATTACAACTTTTTGCTTCAGCTGCAAGAGGAGCTGCTAAAGGAACTAAGACATGGTGTGAAGATATGTGATGTATATAATGCTGTCATGGATGTGGTTAAAAAGCAGAAGCCAGAGCTGCTGAACAAAATTACCAAAAACCTAGGGTTTGGAATGGGCATTGAATTCCGTGAAGGTTCTTTAGTAATTAATAGTAAAAATCAGTACAAACTAAAGAAAGGGATGGTTTTCAGCATCAATTTGGGATTCTCAGATTTGACTAACAAGGAAGGGAAGAAACCAGAAGAGAAAACCTATGCCCTGTTCATTGGAGACACAGTGCTTGTGGATGAGGATGGCCCAGCTACCGTTCTCACTTCtgtgaagaagaaagtgaagaacgtAGGGATTTTTCTAAAGAATGaggatgaggaagaagaggaagaggagaaagatgaAGCTGAGGACCTGTTGGGAAGAGGTTCCAGAGCAGCTTTACTTACGGAAAGAACACGAAATGAGATGACTGCAGAAGAGAAGCGAAGAGCCCATCAAAAAGAACTGGCAGCTCAACTCAATGAGGAAGCAAAGAGGCGATTAACTGAACAAAAAGGGGAACAGCAGATTCAGAAAGCTCGTAAATCTAATGTGTCCTATAAAAACCCATCTTTGATGCCTAAGGAACCACACATTCGGGAAATGAAGATCTATATTGAT AAAAAATACGAGACTGTAATAATGCCTGTGTTTGGCATTGCGACACCTTTTCACATTGCCACAATCAAGAATATAAGTATGTCTGTGGAAGGAGATTATACTTACTTGCAAATCAACTTCTATTGCCCAGGCAGTGCTCTGGGCAGGAATGAGGGCAAcatctttcccaacccagaagCCACTTTTGTCAAGGAAATTACATACCGAGCTTCAAATATGAAGGCACCTGGAGAACAGACAGTTCCAGCCTTGAACCTTCAGAATGCTTTCCGAATTATAAAAGAAGTGCAGAAGCGTTATAAGACTCGAGAAgctgaagagaaagagaaggagggcaTTGTGAAACAAGATTCACTGGTGATCAATCTAAACCGGAGTAATCCCAAACTGAAAGATCTGTACATTCACCCAAACATTGCCCAAAAGAGGATGCAAGGCTCACTGGAGGCCCATGTCAATGGTTTTCGCTTCACGTCTGTCCGAGGAGACAAAGTGGATATTTTGTACAATAACATTAAGCATGCTTTGTTCCAGCCATGTGATGGGGAAATGATTATTGTCTTGCACTTTCACCTCAAGAATACCATCATGTTTGGGAAGAAGCGGCACACAGATGTGCAGTTCTACACAGAAGTCGGGGAGATCACCACAGACTTGGGGAAACATCAGCATATGCATGACCGAGATGACCTCTATGCTGAGCAGATGGAAAGAGAAATGAGGCACAAACTGAAAACagcctttaaaaatttcattgaaaAAGTAGAGGCTCTAACAAAGGAGGAACTGGAATTTGAAGTGCCTTTTAGGGACTTGGGATTTAATGGTGCTCCCTATAGGAGTACCTGCCTCCTTCAGCCTACTAGTAGTGCGCTGGTAAATGCTACAGAATGGCCACCTTTTGTGGTGACGTTGGATGAAgtggagctgattcactttgagtGAGTCCAGTTTCACCTGAAGAACTTTGACATGGTGATCGTCTACAAGGACTACAGCAAGAAAGTGACAATGATCAATGCGATTCCTGTTGCCTCTCTTGACCCCATCAAGGAATGGTTAAATTCCTGTGACCTAAAATACACAGAAGGAGTACAGTCCCTCAACTGGACTAAAATTATGAAGACCATTGTTGATGACCCTGAGGGCTTCTTTGAACAAGGTGGCTGGTCTTTCCTGGAACCTGAGGGTGAGGGGAGTGATGCTGAGGAAGGGGATTCCGAGTCTGAAATCGAAGATGAGACTTTTAATCCTTCAGAGGAAGActatgaagaagaggaggaggacagTGATGAAGATTATTCATCAGAAGCTGAAGAATCAGATTATTCCAAGGAATCATTGGGCAgtgaagaagagagtggaaaggaTTGGGACGAACTGGAGGAAGAAGCCCGAAAAGCCGACCGTGAAAGCCGCTATGAGGAAGAAGAAGAACAGAGTCGAAGTATGAGCCGGAAGAGGAAGGCATCTGTGCACAGTTCAGGCCGAGGCTCTAACCGAGGTTCCAGACACAGCTCTGCGCCTCCcaagaaaaagaggaagtaa